AGGAAAACAGAACAGTTTAAGACACCTTTAAAATAACATACTTCTCAAACTGTGGTATAATTTGGCTACCATCTGGTAAAGTTTAAGACACCTTTAAAATAACATACTTCTCAAACTTCCAACTACTCCAAGTGTTATTTTTATACGTTTAAGACACCTTTAAAATAACATACTTCTCAAACTCGTGAGTTTGTTTATTATTGTATATTTCAGTTTAAGACACCTTTAAAATAACATACTTCTCAAACATTATCTCATTTTTATATTAATTTATAATTGTTTAAGACACCTTTAAAATAACATACTTCTCAAACTGCGAGAAAGAGAGGACAACGCAGTTCAAGTTTAAGACACCTTTAAAATAACATACTTCTCAAACGAGATAATTTATACATATTTAATCTCCTTTGTTTAAGACACCTTTAAAATAACATACTTCTCAAACAATGAAAATATAAGAATGTCAAAGTAATGGGTTTAAGACACCTTTAAAATAACATACTTCTCAAACCACCTGGTTTTTATTCAAGTCAGTTATAAGGTTTAAGACACCTTTAAAATAACATACTTCTCAAACAGTCAATGTCAATTCTCGTTCAACATTTTCGTTTAAGACACCTTTAAAATAACATACTTCTCAAACATTTTTATGTTAAATATACTTTTTTATACAGTTTAAGACACCTTTAAAATAACATACTTCTCAAACAAGATTTAGAATAGTAACCTAATAATATCTGTTTAAGACACCTTTAAAATAACATACTTCTCAAACCAAAGATTTTAGAAAAGCAAATTCAGTTGCGTTTAAGACACCTTTAAAATAACATACTTCTCAAACTCGCATTGTTGCGTTTATTTTTTTTCTTATGTTTAAGACACCTTTAAAATAACATACTTCTCAAACGAGATAATTTATACATATTTAATCTCCTTTGTTTAAGACACCTTTAAAATAACATACTTCTCAAACTAAAGAGATAATGGAATATAAAAGGTATAAGTTTAAGACACCTTTAAAATAACATACTTCTCAAACCTTTTCTTGTTGTTCTATGTTGTCATTATTGTTTAAGACACCTTTAAAATAACATACTTCTCAAACAAGATTTAGAATAGTAACCTAATAATATCTGTTTAAGACACCTTTAAAATAACATACTTCTCAAACTTTTCATGTCGGCATTGACACTTATAAAATGTTTAAGACACCTTTAAAATAACATACTTCTCAAACTATAACCTAAAACCATTATAAATATTAAGTGTTTAAGACACCTTTAAAATAACATACTTCTCAAACTTTAGTTTTAGATATAATTTAAGTTATTTTGTTTAAGACACCTTTAAAATAACATACTTCTCAAACATTTACTTGATAAAGGGTATACAGAAGAAAGTTTAAGACACCTTTAAAATAACATACTTCTCAAACAAGGTAAAGAAAAATAACTTAAATTATATCGTTTAAGACACCTTTAAAATAACATACTTCTCAAACAGAAAAAGGCTAATATGAACCATGAATAGTGTTTAAGACACCTTTAAAATAACATACTTCTCAAACAGTAAATTTGATGGTTTAGCACAATACAATGTTTAAGACACCTTTAAAATAACATACTTCTCAAACATATATAAAGACACTTTTATTAATATTTTTGTTTAAGACACCTTTAAAATAACATACTTCTCAAACATAATTGTAAAAGAGAATTTGACAAAAACGGTTTAAGACACCTTTAAAATAACATACTTCTCAAACAACCATCAACTTAATTACCTTTTTTATTAGGTTTAAGACACCTTTAAAATAACATACTTCTCAAACATTTACTTGATAAAGGGTATACAGAAGAAAGTTTAAGACACCTTTAAAATAACATACTTCTCAAACAAGGTAAAGAAAAATAACTTAAATTATATCGTTTAAGACACCTTTAAAATAACATACTTCTCAAACTCAGCCATTTCAACAGTTACTTTATATGAAGTTTAAGACACCTTTAAAATAACATACTTCTCAAACAGAAAAAGGCTAATATGAACCATGAATAGTGTTTAAGACACCTTTAAAATAACATACTTCTCAAACTAATCCTTCTGTTGATATTATCATTTTAGCGTTTAAGACACCTTTAAAATAACATACTTCTCAAACATAACAATATACACTATTAACAACTATATAGTTTAAGACACCTTTAAAATAACATACTTCTCAAACCATCGCTTCATCATAGTCTACTATCTCGTAGTTTAAGACACCTTTAAAATAACATACTTCTCAAACTTGATTTATTTTATAACTTTAATTAAAATCGTTTAAGACACCTTTAAAATAACATACTTCTCAAACAGATGCTCTTTTAAACTTTTTATACTCACTGTTTAAGACACCTTTAAAATAACATACTTCTCAAACTATATTATATTTGCTTTTTGCTAAGTTCAGTTTAAGGCATCTTTAAAATAACATACTTCTCAAACATTCCATTCTGTTAAGAATAGCAGTGAAATATTTAAGATACCTTTAAAATAACATATTTCTTAAACTATCTTTATCAACTTCTTAATATCTATATCTTTAAGATTATTTTGTTATTTTTTTCATAATATATAGTATTTTATACCACATTATTTAATTTTTATCAATACTAAAAAAATTAAATATGATTTTTTACAATAATTTCAAAATTGTTTTATATAACATATCAACTTAATTAAGTCTATTCATACTTGTAAAAATAGTCATTTTTCTTTTGTATTTAGTCTTTACTAATTCATAAACTCCTATTTATTTTTATATACAAAAAAACATGCACATTATTTTTCACAATTAGTTTTATGTTAAATAGTACATGTTTTATTCTTTTTTATTTTTTTATCTTAATTAATAACTTAGTATTTTTATATATTCCATACCCTAAACATATATATATAACAAAATACCATATATTTCTTAATATTATAATTTTACTATGTAATGAAAAAATAGTATTAAATATATTATAAATATCACTATTGGCTTTTATTTCAATAATAACATTATTAAGAACTTTATTATAATCTAATAAATTTTTTAATTCCATATTTTTAAGCATATCCATTATATTTATAAAAGTTTTATTATTTACGCTAAAATCTATATTATTTTTTAATTGTATAAGTTTTATTGCATATATCACTAATATAAGTATTAGTGAAATTATAAAAAGTGTCATAACATACATTATATTTTTATGATATGATTTAATTTTTTTCACTTCATCTATTTTTATAATATCAGTATCATCAGTAACATTTCTTAAATTTTTAAATATAAAATAATTCACTATATAAAATATAAAAAGTTCAACAATTAGTATAATTACTATAGTTATTATTAACACTATAATTCTATATTTATAAAACCCAAATAAATCATTATTAAAAAGTTTTTCTATAAATTTTAAATCAGGTAATAAATTATCTTTTATAACTGAAATAAAAATCCTAGATTGTAAAAATAATAATATTAATATAAATATAAATATATTCCATATCATACTTATTATTGATATATTTTTTAATTTATTAGTATTCATAAAATTCCTTCCAAAAAAGAGTTTAGTTTGCTCTTTCTAAATATTCACCTGTCCTTGTATCTATTTTAATCTTGTCTCCTATTTGAACAAATAAAGGAACTTGTAATTCATACCCATTTGCTATACTTGCAGGTTTTGTTGCTCTACCTATTGTATCACCTTTAAGACCTGGTTCTGTATATGTGATTTCTCTTATTACAGTATTAGGTAATTCTATACCTACTGGTCTTTCTTCATACATTAATACTTGTATTTCCATTTCTTCTTCTAAAAAATTAACTGCATCTTCTAAATCTTCTTTTCTCAAAACAATTTGATCAAAAGTTTCTTGATTCATAAAATTATAGTCTCCATCCATTTCATATAGAAATTGCATTTGATATCTATCTAAAATTATATCATCAAATATTTCGGTAGTTAATACTGTGATTTCTTGAACCTTACTACTTATCAAATCTTTAATTTTAAATTTCATCTCAGCTGCTCTTGCTTTTTTACCAGATGTAGATTGATGTCTATCAGCTTTTAAAATAATGTATGGTACTCCATCCTTTCTATATGTATTTCCTTGTCTTAAATCCATTGCTGGTTTCATATTTCCTCCTTTTAAAACATACGCTTGTATGTGTTTTTTTCATTATTTATATTTGTTTTTGAACCGTGTCCTGGATACACTTCCATGTCTCCATTTAATTTTAACAAACTACTTAAAGTTTCTTTCATTTCATCTATATTGCCTGTTGGAAAATCTGTTCTTCCGTATGTATTTTTAAACATTGTATCACCTGTAAAAATTCTATTATTTTTTTCATCTAAATAGCAAAAACTTCCTTTTGTATGACCAGGTGTACTTAAACATTTTAGATTAAAAATTTCTTCATTTCCTTTTAATCCTATAATAGTATATTTTTCACTTAATTTATATTCTAAATTAACCCATTTTGATAACGAATAGTCATGGTCATATAAAAATTTAATATCTTCTTCTCCCATATATACTGGTACATTTTTATAATTTAAAATACTTTCTAGTCCTAAAATATGATCAAAATGCCCATGAGTCAAAAATATCATTTTTAAATCTAAATTTTCTTTCTCTATATATTCAATAACTTCATCCATCTTTGGATTTCCTGAATCTATTATAACACATTCCTTATTCTCGTTTTCTAACAAGTATATATTTGCATCTAATATTGGGCTTATAAATATTTTTAACTTCATATTAACTTTCCTTATCATTTTTTATATTCAAATTATTAAAATTAGGATTTACTTGTAAATCTATAATATTAAATGGTAATTCTATTCCTTTAGCATCAAATTCAGTTTTTATTGATTCATTTAAATAATATTTAGCTGCTAAATAATTTGTAGGTTTAACATGAACCTTAATATCAAAATTAAGTGATGAAGCCCCTATCTCAGCCATACCAATTAAATAAGGTTTTTTATCTACTTCAAACAAATCTTCTTTTCTTTTAAATATTATTTCTTTTATTGTTTGTTTAACTTCTTCTATATTACTTCCGTAGCCTACACCAACTTTTATATCTAATCTTCTATATGTATGTACACTTATATTTTTTAATTCTGAATTTATTATAGAACCATTTGGTATTATAACTTCTTCATTTGAATAATTAATCAAATAAGTGTAAAAAATTTCAATTTTAGTAACTCTACCCTCGTAACCTGCATATATTATTATATCGCCCACTACAAATGGTTTAAATACTAATATTATCATTCCACCAAACATATTCCCTAATGTATCTTTAAAAGCAAAACCAAATACTAATGCAAATGCACTAATTATTGCTCCAAATTTTTGAAGATCTATACCAAGTAAATCTAA
This region of Oceanivirga salmonicida genomic DNA includes:
- the efp gene encoding elongation factor P, which produces MKPAMDLRQGNTYRKDGVPYIILKADRHQSTSGKKARAAEMKFKIKDLISSKVQEITVLTTEIFDDIILDRYQMQFLYEMDGDYNFMNQETFDQIVLRKEDLEDAVNFLEEEMEIQVLMYEERPVGIELPNTVIREITYTEPGLKGDTIGRATKPASIANGYELQVPLFVQIGDKIKIDTRTGEYLERAN
- a CDS encoding MBL fold metallo-hydrolase — encoded protein: MKLKIFISPILDANIYLLENENKECVIIDSGNPKMDEVIEYIEKENLDLKMIFLTHGHFDHILGLESILNYKNVPVYMGEEDIKFLYDHDYSLSKWVNLEYKLSEKYTIIGLKGNEEIFNLKCLSTPGHTKGSFCYLDEKNNRIFTGDTMFKNTYGRTDFPTGNIDEMKETLSSLLKLNGDMEVYPGHGSKTNINNEKNTYKRMF
- a CDS encoding mechanosensitive ion channel family protein; protein product: MRSISEYLSLNEILLYIEKNLFNILPAIILFILYKPIKRYLSTFFNKLYTRIFKDNHGLITFLNSITRFVIDIIIIFTILDLLGIDLQKFGAIISAFALVFGFAFKDTLGNMFGGMIILVFKPFVVGDIIIYAGYEGRVTKIEIFYTYLINYSNEEVIIPNGSIINSELKNISVHTYRRLDIKVGVGYGSNIEEVKQTIKEIIFKRKEDLFEVDKKPYLIGMAEIGASSLNFDIKVHVKPTNYLAAKYYLNESIKTEFDAKGIELPFNIIDLQVNPNFNNLNIKNDKES